In Plasmodium gaboni strain SY75 chromosome 11, whole genome shotgun sequence, the following proteins share a genomic window:
- a CDS encoding putative 26S protease regulatory subunit 6a — protein sequence MNVENIFGNEEVNVEEIEKLSNSEIKTRVSLIDTEIKILKNEHTRLKNEYKNLQEKIKDNVEKIHLNKMLPYLVANVVESLDLEDEEEENEVKDEYDLYDNNLKLSHEGFRDIDDEKRGKCMVIKTSTRQTIFLPVPGLIDASELKPGDLVGVNKDSYLIIDKLPQEYDNRVKAMEVIEKPSEDYSDIGGLDKQIEDLVEAIVLPMLHKEKFEKIGIKPPKGVLMHGPPGTGKTLLARACASQTNATFLKLAGPQLVQMFIGDGAKMVRDAFNLAKEKAPAIIFIDELDAIGTKRFDSELSGDREVQRTMLELLNQLDGFSTDDTVKVIAATNRPDTLDPALLRSGRLDRKIELPHPNEESRARILQIHSRKMNVHKDVNFEELARSTDDFNGAQLKAVCVEAGMIALRRGATEIDHEDFVEGITSVLSKKKSTLNYFT from the coding sequence ATGAATGTTGAGAATATTTTTGGAAATGAAGAAGTAAATGTAGaagaaatagaaaaattatCAAACAGTGAAATAAAAACACGTGTAAGTTTAATTGATActgaaataaaaatattgaagaATGAACATACGagattaaaaaatgaatataagAATTTACAAGAAAAGATAAAAGATAATGTGGAAAAAATTCATTTAAACAAAATGTTGCCTTATTTAGTAGCTAATGTAGTGGAATCATTAGATTTAgaagatgaagaagaagaaaacGAAGTAAAAGATGAATATgatttatatgataataatttaaaattaagTCATGAAGGATTTCGTGATATAGATGATGAGAAAAGAGGAAAATGCATGGTTATTAAAACTTCAACTAGACAAACAATATTCTTACCAGTTCCAGGTTTAATAGATGCATCTGAACTTAAACCAGGTGATTTAGTAGGTGTTAATAAAGATAGTTATTTAATAATTGATAAATTACCACAAGAATATGATAATAGAGTTAAAGCTATGGAAGTTATTGAAAAACCATCAGAAGATTATTCTGATATTGGAGGATTAGATAAACAAATCGAAGATTTAGTAGAAGCTATAGTATTACCAATGTTACATAAAGAGAAGTTTGAGAAAATCGGAATAAAACCACCAAAGGGTGTATTAATGCATGGACCACCAGGTACAGGAAAAACTTTATTAGCTAGAGCTTGTGCATCTCAAACCAATGCTACTTTTTTAAAGCTAGCTGGACCGCAACTTGTTCAAATGTTTATTGGAGATGGTGCCAAAATGGTTAGAGACGCTTTCAATTTAGCAAAAGAAAAAGCACCCgctattatttttattgaCGAATTAGATGCTATTGGAACAAAAAGATTTGACAGTGAATTGTCAGGTGATAGAGAAGTACAAAGAACCATGCTCGAACTCTTAAATCAATTAGATGGTTTTAGTACAGATGATACAGTTAAAGTAATTGCAGCTACTAACAGACCAGATACATTAGATCCAGCCTTATTAAGATCTGGAAGACTTGATAGAAAAATTGAATTACCACATCCTAATGAAGAATCAAGAGCAAGAATTTTGCAAATCCATTCAAGGAAAATGAATGTCCACAAAGATGTCAATTTTGAAGAATTAGCCAGATCAACCGACGATTTTAATGGAGCCCAGTTAAAAGCTGTCTGTGTTGAGGCTGGAATGATAGCCTTAAGAAGAGGAGCAACCGAAATTGATCATGAAGATTTTGTGGAAGGCATTACATCGGTATTGTCGAAAAAGAAGAGTACCTTGAATTATTTTacttaa
- a CDS encoding hypothetical protein (conserved Plasmodium protein, unknown function): MEKEEENMNDGLRLEKKGEILKSENIMKIMNNPMTYVIESIKYKSVFDIKKDLIFMKNVIHNDIIKILNKNSKEFMSLPANLNYIENMIPILDKEIKISKRFVKKLLNEINNINKSINEILIDKINIFYIKNILKVNIDIYDLINKIEKELKKYEKSECYNILIDIQKKMYSYNYEMNNILSSTNTCSFLIEDDIYKNNIYFLYDLAKRLINISTCIWNIKAMMYNNYKRIKTISDKLQHFYNLLNKYGIEAKCEEQTILVTMNKYSFENLNEKLKNVIDQVEKKINELSYIFLKLLKNGFIQNINENNILNQSLNYILNSCYLINYFKVFIVHFQEVYINYIEYEPFDTYEDFLLYVKEKILENKNVQEICKRINEIDDGVLFCAYGILERILEIIKNKFGDIFMLRYSDIFMERYIKTTYLFNDIKKLLVRKSKYELFILDEKMKKFLKTFERDGYVQYVLNLLENKMNDNYKNVILFDKKYIFENNFYWLKETINLIKIFKILFTSKYYIPDCLANYLSFIFKHFKNYITNVETFLLFLEENEEIKISIVDKKKINKFQWSPTLGYNTIGFFISDFLSLRKIFKTSKNIYSYIKNDGQVILPNNIGDVSKWMFTKILNNFINQTTLEEKNAHMGYDKKNIYVNNNSSSNINDDLITSSSEEDENNMNIMNMQSKNMISSNIHNDDKIKLDYAHLDDKQISEHDIKYRYNANKSDDTKNNERDIYADNNDMHNNLDVLLNNENKNYNQNIDHVDILYKIGNENKNILRERKKKKNQTLYFYEKNNKKKIIHHIRCINGFLKTLTKIVINTQKIFEDFFINKMFEICSSFLIYLHSLLTVHKMTSKRIPEKPSEQVEKIVLPLISFKTFYQDIIADIIIEDIITKIVDKISEYYLNEIKNVIDAKICEQNKRSLKFNLIETFLKKDDVPYEEKIQQQIYLDVCQYEKLCDENFMINKNTNINMRALINHCKMENKKIKG, from the exons atggaaaaagaggaagaaaatatgaatgatGGTTTAAGGCTTGAAAAGAAAGGGGAAATTTTAAAGAgtgaaaatattatgaaaattatGAATAACCCCATGACATATGTAATAGAatcaataaaatataaatctGTTTTcgatataaaaaaagatcTGATATTTATGAAGAATGTTATTCAcaatgatataataaaaatattgaataAGAATTCCAAAGAATTTATGTCTTTACCTGCAAATTTGAattatattgaaaatatgATTCCAATATTAGATAAAGAGATCAAAATATCAAAAAGGTTTGTAAAAAAGttattaaatgaaattaataatataaataaaagcataaatgaaatattaatagataaaataaatatattttatataaaaaatattttaaaagtaaatatagatatatatgatttaataaataagatagaaaaagaattaaaaaaatatgaaaaatcagaatgttataatatattaatagatattcaaaaaaaaatgtattcatataattatgaaatgaataatatattatcatctaCTAATACttgttcatttttaattgaagatgatatatataaaaataatatttattttttatatgatttagCTAAAAgattaataaatatatctacATGTATATGGAATATTAAAGCTATGatgtataataattataaaagaataaaaacTATATCAGACAAATTAcaacatttttataatcttCTTAATAAATATGGTATAGAAGCCAAATGTGAAGAACAAACCATACTTGTTACtatgaataaatattcttttgaaaatttaaatgaaaaattaaaaaatgtaatagATCAGgtggaaaaaaaaataaacgagttatcttatatttttttaaaattgttaaaaaatggattcatacaaaatattaatgagaataatatattaaaccagtcattaaattatatattaaattcttgttatttgataaattattttaaagTCTTTATAGTGCATTTCCAGGAGGTCTATATAAATTACATA gaATATGAACCTTTTGATACGTATGAGGATTTCCTTCTTTATGtcaaagaaaaaatattagaaaataaaaatgttcAAGAAATATGCAAAAGAATAAATGAAATAGATGATGGTGTGTTATTTTGTGCATATGGCATTTTAGAGAGAATattagaaataataaaaaataaattcggtgatatatttatgttaaGGTACTCTGATATATTCATGGAACGATATATAAAGACAACTTATCtttttaatgatataaaaaagttATTAGTAAGAAAAAGCAAGtatgaattatttatattggATGAGAAGATGAAAAAGTTTTTAAAAACTTTTGAAAGAGATGGATATGTACAATATGTTTTAAACttattagaaaataaaatgaatgataattataaaaatgtaattttatttgataagaaatatatatttgaaaataatttttattgGTTAAAAGAAActataaatttaataaaaatttttaagatattatttacaagtaaatattatatccCAGATTGTTTAGCAAattatttatcttttatatttaagcattttaaaaattatattactAATGTAgaaacatttttattatttctagaagaaaatgaagaaatcAAAATATCAATTGtagacaaaaaaaaaataaataagttTCAATGGAGTCCAACCTTGGGTTATAATACTATAggtttttttatatctgATTTTTTGTCattaagaaaaatttttaaaactagtaaaaatatatattcatatattaagaACGATGGACAAGTTATACTCCCGAATAATATTGGTGATGTATCTAAATGGATGTttacaaaaatattgaataattttattaatcAAACAACtttagaagaaaaaaatgcACACATGGgatatgataaaaaaaatatttatgtaaataataatagttCATCTAATATTAACGATGATCTTATAACTTCATCTTCTGAAgaagatgaaaataatatgaatattatgaatatgCAATCTAAAAATATGATTAGTTCAAATATCcataatgatgataaaattaaattagATTATGCCCATTTAGATGATAAACAAATTAGTGAACACGacataaaatatagatataatGCAAACAAATCAGATGATactaaaaataatgaaagAGATATTTATGCAGACAACAACGATATGCATAATAATTTAGatgtattattaaataatgagaacaaaaattataatcaaaatatagatcatgtagatatattatataaaatagggaatgaaaataaaaatattctaagagaaagaaaaaaaaaaaaaaatcaaacattgtatttttatgaaaaaaataataaaaaaaaaattattcatcATATTCGTTGCATAAATGggtttttaaaaacattaACCAAAATTGTTATCAAtacacaaaaaatatttgaagatttttttataaataaaatgtttgAAATTTGTTCGAGTTTTTTGATATACTTGCATTCTCTCTTGACTGTGCATAAAATGACAAGCAAGCGA ATTCCTGAAAAACCAAGTGAACAGGTGGAAAAAATTGTACTACCCCTAATTTCGTTCAAAACATTTTATCAGGACATAATAGCAGAT aTTATTATAGAAGACATAATTACAAAAATTGTTGATAAAATAAGCGAGTATTATCTTAACGAg ATCAAAAATGTAATCGACGCAAAGATTTGTGAACAAAATAAGAGAAGCCTgaaatttaatttaatagaaacatttttaaag aagGACGATGTGCCGTATGAGGAAAAAATACAAcaacaaatatatttg GATGTATGTCAATATGAGAAATTATGTGATGAGAATTTTATGATAAACAAAAATACCAACATTAATATGAGGGCCTTAATAAATCACTGCAAaatggaaaataaaaagattaaagggtaa